One window from the genome of Cryptomeria japonica chromosome 6, Sugi_1.0, whole genome shotgun sequence encodes:
- the LOC131040437 gene encoding uncharacterized protein LOC131040437, with protein MQPLESGDEIVQMEEKVALPTLVWDSACDDSSDIAQVFPRIGDQYQVKIPPFDPSRICYWNEGKDSKVKDDDYEELFAEGLSVPIMQITISSPKISLAESEKDCRNEPSVESLVVTKELTKSEVKLEHGFEQDSFEERDERCIPENNFVDNMHITQDHVDSSMVYTNLEIPLTKREPDDVGIESADAVNNAPDALSSGKGRRRRKGKGSWKRVKKAKVELSKASKQKFEPSGHNDHREKNLNSGSFIMVPGSAPEPWTETEEDVFLLALYIFGKNFTSVQSFMETKKMKDILVYYYTKFYGTESYCRWAESRKIKSRKCFQGQRIFSGWRQQELSMRLLPHVPEHLKDKIPDAMKGFNEGRVTIEEFVNELKTLVGLITFVQAIGIGKGNHDLTAPLMDPMKTNQVVSARCEIPMGRACSSLSAEEIVKFLTGDYRLSKARSNDLFWEAVWPRLLARGWHSEQPDDQAFLGSKQSLVFLIPGVQKFSRRILVKGVHYFDSLSEVLSRVALEPRLLDPPKPEMGEMMGSKLKPECLWTAEILEEQSDRMRESPCYLQPRYHRSDIESYVFTIIDTSLASEGEDIGCVRQNRMLPTEDLSACLQYDSGETEDLNSELLLSMEAKVCKPSILDPLSTNPAESVPAITHNENSAELDDIFTASPSHSSALPSSQSEQNGNYSTGLILQTGPSAPISEEGTVYSSYSGRGRTWEPNEEGCSYPNIQDTCDVVSHDEVPFSCNNLSSISKQRRLNISSCGDCETTDSRLIGSSAATEHQLVTSGLEVKSETSKETPSSVVEIATLEKGKSIMTSTQPNDKKSDRDLSTLQSECLSSFSRTSNNALCSKVKLCRVKSQNSPDSTSPQDPSESVMLSTISGMETAHMGPTKSEDISLSEHDTGHSQEKATDLQQQSSSPTYEDAWKSPYSHLKQESRHYQEQLNDLQAAPGGSPFEECVNFQNSHPQKIPILSQEHPNEPGKTQSLSHIPGDGQPHEMLENNAQESQAEGRRQSTRNRPLTAKALEAYASGFYSARRRKGGKNNANTDSSHTTTISRKCIYDPSFLPNGSSLDNNSDITIVDTSMDSVDGEGNNDCQVERKARNGYKRRRTHAVMKVPKTGFYTENLEQDGKEDVVSGILVSEIVN; from the exons ATGCAGCCCCTTGAAAGTGGTGATGAAATAGTGCAAATGGAGGAAAAAGTAGCACTTCCAACTCTAGTGTGGGACTCTGCTTGTGATGATAGCTCTGATATTGCACAAGTATTTCCCCGAATTGGAGATCAATATCAAGTCAAAATACCACCTTTTGATCCCTCCAGGATTTGCTACTGGAATGAAGGTAAGGATAGCAAGGTGAAGGATGATGACTATGAAGAACTGTTTGCCGAAGGACTGTCTGTGCCAATAATGCAGATAACAATCTCTTCACCCAAGATTTCGCTAGCTGAGTCTGAGAAGGACTGCAGAAATGAACCATCTGTGGAGAGCCTAGTTGTTACAAAGGAGTTGACAAAATCAGAGGTAAAATTGGAACATGGGTTTGAGCAGGATTCATTTGAAGAGAGAGATGAAAGGTGCATCCCGGAGAACAACTTTGTTGATAACATGCATATTACCCAGGACCATGTAGATTCTTCTATGGTATATACAAACTTAGAAATTCCATTAACTAAAAGAGAGCCAGATGATGTTGGTATAGAGTCTGCAGATGCAGTTAATAATGCACCTGATGCACTTTCCTCTGGTAAAGGGCGGCGAAGACGCAAGGGAAAAGGAAGTTGGAAGagagtaaagaaggcaaaggttgAGTTGTCAAAAGCTAGTAAACAGAAATTTGAGCCTAGTGGTCATAATGATCACAGAGAAAAAAATTTGAATTCAGGAAGCTTTATAATGGTTCCTGGTAGCGCACCTGAACCTTGGACAGAGACTGAAGAGGATGTTTTTCTCCTTGCGTTGTACATATTTGGCAAAAACTTCACCTCAGTGCAAAGTTTCATGGagacaaaaaaaatgaaagatatCCTAGTGTACTATTATACTAAATTTTATGGAACAGAATCCTATTGCAGGTGGGCAGAGTCTAGAAAAATTAAAAGTAGAAAATGCTTTCAAGGACAGCGCATTTTCTCTGGATGGCGTCAGCAGGAGTTGTCAATGCGCTTGCTTCCTCATGTACCTGagcatttgaaagataagataccAGAT GCCATGAAAGGATTCAATGAAGGGCGGGTTACTATTGAAGAATTTGTAAACGAGCTGAAAACACTAGTGGGGCTAATTACATTTGTTCAAGCAATTGGAATTGGTAAAGGAAACCATGACCTAACAGCACCTCTTATGGACCCCATGAAAACTAATCAGGTTGTTTCTGCACGCTGTGAAATCCCAATGGGCAGAGCATGCTCTTCACTTTCTGCTGAAGAGATTGTCAAATTCTTAACCGGAGATTATCGTCTTAGCAAAGCACGATCTAATGACTTGTTTTGGGAAGCAGTGTGGCCCCGTCTCTTGGCAAGAGGGTGGCATTCTGAGCAACCTGACGATCAGGCATTTTTAGGTTCTAAACAATCTTTAGTCTTCCTCATCCCTGGTGTACAGAAGTTCTCAAGAAGAATCTTAGTGAAAGGGGTTCATTATTTTGATTCCCTGAGTGAGGTTTTGAGTCGGGTAGCATTAGAACCAAGGTTGCTTGATCCCCCAAAGCCAGAAATGGGTGAAATGATGGGAAGCAAACTGAAGCCAGAATGTCTCTGGACTGCTGAGATTCTAGAGGAACAAAGTGATCGCATGCGAGAATCCCCATGCTATCTTCAACCAAGATATCACAGAAGTGATATAGAGTCTTATGTGTTTACaataattgacacaagtttggcCTCAGAAGGAGAGGATATAGGTTGTGTTCGACAAAACAGAATGTTACCCACAGAAGATCTATCAGCCTGTCTTCAATATGATTCTGGGGAAACAGAAGATCTGAATTCAGAGTTACTTCTGAGTATGGAAGCGAAAGTTTGTAAACCTTCAATCCTGGATCCATTGAGCACCAATCCAGCTGAGTCTGTACCAGCTATTACACACAATGAGAACTCAGCAGAGCTTGATGACATATTCACAGCGTCACCATCACATAGCAGCGCTCTTCCATCATCACAATCTGAACAGAATGGTAATTATAGCACTGGTCTAATTTTGCAAACTGGTCCTTCAGCACCGATTTCAGAAGAAGGCACAGTTTACTCATCATATAGTGGCAGAGGTAGAACCTGGGAACCAAATGAAGAAGGATGCAGTTATCCTAATATTCAGGACACTTGTGATGTGGTTTCACATGATGAGGTGCCATTTTCATGTAATAATCTTTCCTCTATCTCAAAACAGAGGAGACTGAATATATCCAGTTGTGGTGACTGTGAAACAACAGATTCTAGATTGATAGGATCCAGTGCTGCCACAGAGCATCAACTTGTTACATCTGGCCTAGAAGTGAAGTCTGAAACCAGTAAAGAAACCCCTTCATCTGTAGTAGAAATTGCCACATTAGAAAAAGGCAAATCCATAATGACTTCAACTCAACCAAACGACAAGAAAAGTGATCGAGATCTTTCAACTCTTCAAAGTGAATGTTTGTCGTCTTTCAGTAGGACTAGTAATAATGCGCTATGTTCTAAAGTTAAACTATGCAGGGTCAAATCTCAAAATTCACCCGATTCAACCTCTCCTCAAGATCCTTCAGAGAGTGTGATGCTGAGTACTATCTCAGGAATGGAAACTGCACACATGGGACCTACAAAGTCAGAAGACATTTCTTTATCTGAACATGATACTGGACACTCTCAAGAAAAGGCAACTGATTTGCAACAACAGTCCTCAagtccaacatatgaagatgcttgGAAATCACCATACTCTCACTTGAAGCAAGAATCTAGGCATTACCAAGAGCAACTAAATGACTTACAAGCAGCGCCGGGGGGCAGCCCTTTTGAGGAATGTGTGAATTTTCAAAATTCACACCCCCAGAAGATTCCCATACTTTCTCAGGAGCATCCCAATGAACCAGGGAAAACGCAATCTCTAAGTCATATTCCAGGTGATGGCCAGCCTCATGAGATGCTGGAAAATAATGCACAAGAGTCTCAAGCGGAAGGACGAAGGCAAAGTACTAGGAATCGCCCATTGACTGCAAAGGCATTGGAAGCATATGCATCTGGTTTCTACTCTGCAAGACGGCGAAAAGGTGGGAAGAATAATGCCAACACAGATAGTTCTCATACCACAACCATATCTAGGAAGTGTATATATGACCCTAGCTTTTTGCCTAATGGATCTAGCTTAGATAATAATAGTGATATCACTATAGTGGATACAAGTATGGACTCTGTTGATGGAGAAGGAAACAATGATTGTCAGGTAGAGCGTAAAGCTCGAAATGGTTACAAGAGGAGAAGAACCCATGCTGTGATGAAAGTTCCAAAGACAGGCTTTTACACAGAAAATTTAGAACAGGATGGAAAGGAAGATGTGGTTAGTGGAATATTGGTTTCTGAAATAGTGAACTAG